In Danaus plexippus chromosome 14, MEX_DaPlex, whole genome shotgun sequence, a single genomic region encodes these proteins:
- the LOC116769688 gene encoding organic cation transporter protein-like: MMNVRAGGKPAADPDKPVDLDDVLANELGQFGYFQLRNIILVIIPIMMSSFMSEYVFSAAAIPHRCQIPECGEENMFQEYNQNWISNAAPKTGYGVSYCTRYAPQGGNMYGSLEYCPANLFNMNKTIACEGYVYANNNSVVYDFDLGCQDWLRALAGTLNSAGILLAMPITGYVSDRYGRKLALVVSVFNLSLFGLIRAFSTNYLMYLILQIVQTTLGAGTFSSAYIFAAELVGPKYRVAVSATLSSIFALGEVILGTIAWLVQPWRYMLIALHVPGFLVILYCGVLSESVRWLLSKKKYDEARKILENVARINKTRISNKSIEALINMPQQPILEKEGKPNLFRAIISSPILLRRVLTTPVWWITTIFVYYGLSINSAHLSETMYLNFILTCIIEIPGFYTAVLVMDRTGRKLTLSSGFFFSAVCNIAFVFIPYNLSIIRLVFFLLGKFSISMVMTSLYLYTSELYPTEYRHSLLAFSSMIGRIGAITAPLTPVLMSYWHGTPCMMFATMGVLSGLLVLSQPETLGTKMPDTLAEAEALGRTVDLGRAS, translated from the exons ATGATGAATGTGAGAGCTGGTGGAAAACCTGCAGCAGATCCTGACAAGCCGGTGGATCTCGACGACGTGCTGGCCAACGAACTCGGCCAGTTCGGCTACTTCCAGTTGAGGAATATCATCCTGGTGATCATACCGATAATGATGTCTTCATTCATGAGTGAATATGTGTTTTCTGCAGCAGCCATACCACAtcg atgtcAAATACCTGAATGTGGCGAAGAAAATATGTTCCAAGAATACAATCAAAATTGGATAAGCAATGCTGCTCCTAAAACTGGTTATGGCGTTTCCTATTGTACGAGATATGCTCCCCAAGGCGGAAATATGTACGGATCGTTGGAGTACTGCCCCGCGAACCTGttcaatatgaataaaactatcGCTTGCGAGGGATATGTTTATGCTAATAACAATTCAGTTGTATATGAC tttgatCTTGGATGTCAAGACTGGTTGAGAGCTTTGGCGGGAACTCTTAATAGTGCTGGAATATTACTAGCAATGCCAATAACAGGGTACGTCTCAGACCGTTACGGACGAAAACTAGCGCTGGTTGTCAGCGTATTCAATTTAAGTCTCTTTGGTCTCATCAGAGCCTTCTCAACAAATTACTTAATGTATTTGATTCTTCAAATAGTTCAAACAACGCTCGGTGCGGGTACCTTCAGCTCTGCCTATATTTTTG CTGCTGAACTAGTTGGGCCAAAATACCGCGTGGCTGTCAGTGCAACTTTGTCCTCGATATTTGCTTTGGGGGAGGTTATTCTTGGTACTATAGCTTGGCTTGTCCAGCCTTGGCGATATATGCTGATAGCACTCCACGTCCCCGGTTTCCTGGTTATACTCTACTGTGGAGTATTATCAGAAAGCGTTCGATGGTTGctatcaaaaaaaaagtatgacgAGGCTAGGAAGATCTTAGAAAATGTTgccagaataaataaaacacggaTAAGTAACAAGTCCATAGAAGCGTTGATAAATATGCCACAGCAACCAATACTCGAAAAG GAGGGAAAACCTAACTTGTTCCGTGCGATAATTAGCTCTCCCATATTGCTAAGAAGAGTTTTGACTACTCCGGTCTGGTGGATAACTACAATTTTTGTGTATTATGGTCTATCAATAAATTCGGCTCATCTCTCCGAGACCATGTACCTGAACTTTATTTTGACTTGCATCATCGAAATCCCAGGGTTTTATACGGCCGTTCTGGTGATGGACAGAACTGGAAGAAAACTAACACTATCCTCCGGATTCTTCTTCAGTGCTGTTTGTAATATAGCCTTTGTATTTATTCCATACA ACTTATCAATTATCCGTTTGGTATTTTTCCTTCTCGGGAAGTTCAGCATTTCAATGGTGATGACGTCCCTGTACCTGTACACGTCCGAGCTGTACCCCACGGAGTACCGCCACAGCTTGCTTGCATTTTCATCAATGATTGGACGCATTGGAGCTATAACAGCGCCCTTAACTCCAGTACTT ATGTCTTATTGGCACGGAACGCCGTGCATGATGTTTGCCACCATGGGAGTTTTATCAGGATTGTTAGTTTTATCACAACCTGAAACGTTGGGGACGAAAATGCCTGACACTTTAGCCGAAGCTGAGGCTCTCGGCAGAACAGTCGACCTCGGAAGAGCCTCATGA
- the LOC116769689 gene encoding organic cation transporter protein-like: MSGDPTSETVNSQPDSKMESSGERKFSTVEKRLDLDDILTNELGQFGCFQLRNILLVAVPIAMSAFMSEFIFSAAAIPHRCRIPECGEDGKLHEIEPEWIGKAIPEANSGYSRCERYAPTNIGINGSLDYCPANLFDTAETISCDGFVYARDNSVVYEFDLGCQDFLRAFAGTLNSIGTLLVLPITGFFSDRFGRRWALVISVFNLALIGLIRAFSVNYPMYLALQILQTTLGAGTFSSAYIFAAELVGPKYRVMTSAFSSSMFSVGQVILGGVAWLVQPWRYMIMALHIPCFLIISYYWLLPESIRWLLSKNKNEEARKVLENVARVNKKSISEKSIQALMFTPEGTDNNTNADKPGLIKQIISSPVLLRRVCTTPIWWITTTFVYYGLSINSTGLSDSIYLQYILTCAIEIPGYFTAVLVLDRIGRKITLSSGFFFSAACNIAFVFIPSDLSVLRLIIFLLGKFGISVVMTSLYLFTSELYPTEYRHSLLAFSSMVGRLGSITAPLTPVLVNYWHGIPSMMFGAMGILAGLLVLTQPETLGTTMPDTLAEAEAIGRKPTV; the protein is encoded by the exons ATGTCCGGGGATCCTACTAGCGAGACTGTGAATTCTCAGCCGGATTCCAAGATGGAAAGTTCCGGGGAGAGAAAATTCAGCACGGTTGAGAAAAGGCTGGACCTTGACGATATATTAACAAACGAGCTCGGTCAGTTCGGATGCTTCCAATTGAGAAATATTCTTCTGGTAGCTGTACCTATTGCAATGTCAGCGTTTATGAGTGAATTCATCTTTTCGGCTGCCGCTATACCGCACAG ATGTCGTATTCCGGAATGTGGTGAAGATGGTAAACTTCACGAGATTGAACCCGAGTGGATAGGAAAAGCAATTCCAGAAGCTAATTCTGGATATTCACGCTGTGAAAGATATGCACCAACCAATATCGGCATCAACGGCTCTTTAGACTACTGCCCAGCGAACCTTTTCGATACTGCAGAAACGATAAGCTGCGATGGCTTTGTTTACGCAAGAGATAATTCAGTAGTGTATGag TTTGATCTCGGGTGTCAAGACTTTTTACGAGCATTTGCTGGTACATTGAACAGTATAGGAACACTTCTGGTTCTGCCGATAACCGGTTTCTTCTCTGATCGTTTTGGACGAAGATGGGCCCTCGTTATTAGCGTATTTAACCTTGCTCTTATTGGTCTTATACGAGCGTTTTCTGTAAATTATCCAATGTACCTTGCCCTGCAAATTCTACAAACAACTCTCGGCGCTGGTACTTTCAGTTCCGCGTACATTTTTG CTGCTGAGCTCGTTGGACCTAAATATCGGGTGATGACTAGTGCTTTCTCGTCTTCAATGTTTTCTGTAGGCCAAGTAATATTGGGTGGTGTAGCTTGGCTAGTACAGCCTTGGAGGTACATGATCATGGCCCTTCACATCCCTTGCTTCTTAATCATCTCTTACTACTGGTTACTGCCTGAGAGCATCCGCTGGTTACTTTCGAAAAATAAGAATGAAGAAGCACGAAAAGTATTGGAAAATGTGGCGagagtaaataaaaagtctaTAAGCGAAAAATCAATACAAGCTTTAATGTTCACTCCAGAGGGGACTGACAATAATACAAAC GCTGATAAACCTGGTCTAATCAAACAAATCATAAGTTCTCCTGTTCTACTGAGACGAGTCTGCACAACTCCTATTTGGTGGATCACAACGACATTCGTCTACTACGGACTGTCTATCAATTCCACCGGATTATCCGACTCAATATATTTGCAATATATACTTACATGTGCCATCGAAATCCCCGGGTACTTTACCGCAGTGTTGGTGTTGGACAGGATTGGAAGAAAAATAACTCTCTCCAGCGGTTTCTTCTTCAGTGCAGCCTGTAACATCGCTTTCGTTTTTATACCAAGTG ATTTATCCGTTCTCCGGctaattattttccttttggGTAAATTTGGAATCTCGGTGGTGATGACGTCACTATATCTGTTCACATCTGAGCTCTACCCCACGGAATACCGCCACAGTCTCCTGGCCTTTTCATCCATGGTCGGCCGTCTTGGATCTATAACGGCTCCACTGACACCCGTTTTg GTGAACTACTGGCACGGTATACCGTCCATGATGTTTGGGGCTATGGGTATACTGGCTGGACTCCTGGTACTCACACAACCTGAAACACTTGGCACCACAATGCCCGATACGTTGGCTGAAGCTGAAGCCATCGGCAGGAAACCAACTGTATAA